CAGCTCCACGACGGTGCTCGGGGTGAGCATCCGTCCCCACCAGCCCTGGGCGCTGTCGCCCACGGCCTCCAACACCCGCGCCGCCATCGCGATGCCGCGCGCGTCCAGGGGCAGCTCCGCGTGGATTTCGAACAGCGGCTCACTCCCGGGTGACAGGTGTCCGGCCCGGTCCCAACCGCTCAGGGTCACGAGGTGGCTTTCGTCCCCGTTGCAGAGCGCGGGCAGCTCGCCGTCCTCCTCGACGGCCTGGTCCAGCCACGCGTCCCGCTTTGACAACGGCTGGATCTCCCCTGCTTCGGAGAGGGTCCAGTCCAGATGCAGACCCGGAAGCGCGTGCTCCAAAGCGTAGATGACGGCGCGCGCCCGCCGCGAATCACCGTTGAGCTCGGGGGCGTGAACGAGCAGGAGCAGGGATGGGTTCGGAGGATTCATCTCGGTGCCTGCCCATGGACCCGTTCGGGCTGGAGGGTGACGGACGCCCTGATCAGGCCGGCTTTTCGATGTGGCCGTCCGCGTGCCGCGCGAAGCGGCCTTCCTCGCGCGCGTGCACCGGGTCGTGGCTGGGCCAGGGCCAGCCGCCGAAGCCCGTGCGCTGGTAGTC
This DNA window, taken from Corallococcus coralloides DSM 2259, encodes the following:
- a CDS encoding DUF5953 family protein, with product MNPPNPSLLLLVHAPELNGDSRRARAVIYALEHALPGLHLDWTLSEAGEIQPLSKRDAWLDQAVEEDGELPALCNGDESHLVTLSGWDRAGHLSPGSEPLFEIHAELPLDARGIAMAARVLEAVGDSAQGWWGRMLTPSTVVELPRQTRRRWQDAPEPPRGLPVLEPLEMTPTPVVPHHLGWVNYWSAATVQRLGFPDPKRDAELMTRSRSTAFGGWVVKLTDTPLDLDDPTHLDALLRAYARFPGIGGRAAP